A genomic segment from Etheostoma spectabile isolate EspeVRDwgs_2016 chromosome 11, UIUC_Espe_1.0, whole genome shotgun sequence encodes:
- the cdca7a gene encoding cell division cycle-associated protein 7a yields the protein MPSTRSKKLAAQAPYTRMSLRSFRTVPLVPLETSSSSSDDSCDSFGSDGGFANTRNSLRQTRQRMAEKPKMFKTSSEEDTCSGSEESEINSQMKAMKVDSEPPRRGRRSTVLKVAMPFPNKKTGKKRPASEPFPQIKVEDSDSEEEENFMHKRALNIKENKEMLQKLMAELNKVPGLFPRRMAMSASTTPQQVPRRAMGTPRACRRNPERLSRPHTRSRSLVDGPPSPTPEEEPENKFSLVRKSRYSEDYDEPPRRRFINSTKAIPHVVRPVDDITEAELQSICHNVRDKVYNSSTGSTCHQCRQKTIDTKTNCRNPECVGVRGQFCGPCLRNRYGEEVRDALLNPEWQCPPCRGICNCSFCRARDGRCATGVLVYLAKYHGFDNVHSYLKSLKKEMEEIE from the exons atgccaTCCACCCGCTCCAAG AAACTGGCAGCACAGGCTCCATATACCAGGATGAGTTTAAGAAGCTTCCGCACTGTCCCTCTGGTTCCCTTGGAgacttcctcttcttcctctgatGACAGCTGTGATAGCTTTGGCTCTGATGGAGGCTTTGCAAATACG aggaACAGCTTAAGACAGACGAGGCAGAGGATGGCAGAGAAACCAAAGATGTTTAAGACTTCATCAGAGGAGGATACATGCAGTGGGTCTGAGGAGAGTGAGATCAACAGTCAGATGAAAGCCATG AAAGTAGACTCCGAACCTCCGAGGCGTGGCCGCAGGTCCACCGTCTTGAAGGTTGCCATGCCATTCCCCAACAAGAAGACAGGCAAGAAGAGGCCTGCGTCCGAACCATTCCCTCAAATTAAAGTAGAAGACTCCGActctgaggaagaggagaactTCATGCACAAGAGAGCTCTGAATATTAAGGAGAACAAAGAAATG ctgcaaAAGCTCATGGCAGAACTGAACAAGGTACCCGGACTCTTCCCAAGACGGATGGCAATGTCTGCATCCACTACG CCTCAACAAGTACCTCGACGGGCAATGGGAACTCCACGGGCTTGTAGGAGAAACCCAGAGCGTTTGTCTCGTCCCCACACGCGGTCCCGCTCACTGGTGGACGGACCCCCCAGCCCAACTCCAGAGGAAGAGCCCGAGAACAAGTTTAGTCTGGTTCGCAAAAGCCGCTACAGTGAGGACTATGATGAGCCT CCCCGTCGTCGTTTCATCAACAGTACCAAGGCCATCCCTCATGTAGTGCGGCCTGTGGATGACATCACAGAGGCGGAGCTCCAAAGCATCTGCCACAATGTGCGGGACAAAGTCTACAACAGCTCCACT GGGTCCACTTGCCACCAGTGCCGCCAAAAAACCATAGACACTAAAACCAACTGCCGTAATCCAGAGTGTGTGGGGGTGAGAGGTCAGTTCTGCGGCCCTTGTCTCCGTAACCGTTATGGAGAGGAAGTCCGTGATGCTCTGCTGAATCCA GAGTGGCAGTGCCCGCCATGCAGAGGGATCTGTAACTGCAGCTTCTGTCGGGCCCGAGACGGTCGCTGTGCTACAGGAGTGTTAGTGTACCTGGCTAAATATCATGGATTTGATAATGTGCACTCCTACCTTAAAAG TTTGAAAAAGGAGATGGAAGAAATCGAGTGA